The Panicum virgatum strain AP13 chromosome 3N, P.virgatum_v5, whole genome shotgun sequence genome includes the window AGGCTAGTCAACATTTTAAACTATTGTActcaatattttaaaaaatcacTTCAACAATTCTAATGAACTAATTCAACATTTATAAAAGATATGTTGAATCAATATATATAAATTGTTGAACATATATAGTCAAATTGGTGAAAGATACATTACAAATGTTGATTTTTCAAAACAATATTAAAAAACTAAAATATATTAGTATTGCATCTTATTTTATTGCATAAATTGTAAGTAACACGGTGGTTCAAACAGAATCAGAAAAGCATTTAcggtttggaaaaaaattgaaagcaAAGTGTACTATCCGATCCAAAAGGAGTCCCAACCTCTTTTCCACCAGCCAGCTGTGCTTGGACAGCTGTCCACCTCCCCTACGGCAAACTGTGCGTATGCGCATGCACTTCCTCGTGCCAGATTGCATCATATCCATTTATTTTAGTCCGCACATATCTCAAACAGTGGAAGATATTTAATAAAATTTCTTCCagaaaatatatagaaaatataTAGGTTTTCCAGCCATCGCGGGCGCAGGCAGACGGCAGAGGCACTGCAATGAATGGGCTTATTGAAACAGATTTGGGCCCGTTCAGTATTGCCCCCAAACAAGGATGATGTGTGTGTGGgccgttttctttttttttcaggttCTGTCGTAAGcccatttttgtttttgttatgGTGTTGGTCCATTTGTAGCATCCTTTCGTAGCACCAAGATATCTCAAAAATCTGATAAAAAAAAGATATCTCAAAAAAAATCGTAGCACcaagagtttttttttcgaaaaaggattacctgcttttatagaaagcGTATAAAGTTGATACATCGTGTGGGAGGTCGGGGTTGCCGACCGCAACATCTGAGTTTAAAGGAGACTAAGCCACTTAGAACCTCCTCACTACAGCAGAGTCTTAcaacagcaaaagaaaaacaacaagCTAAAGGAAATCTTGCTCATGCCAGCCTTATTGTACGTCCATCAGGAACACTTCGCACCATTGCTTAGCCTGCGATCTCAGCACCAAGAGGTTCTCAATCATCGGGGCCCCTAGGAGGTGCTTATGCGACTGAGGCTAAACATCCCAAAGGATCCATGGCCTACAACGTGCTCATCCCCACCATCGTTTGCTTTCCTCGTTCCGTCCCCACCGCATCCCTGCTGCTACGCCGCACCGCCAGCATCGCCGGCCGACCTTCCGGGCCTTCTCCTTGTAAGGCCCTCCACAATGTGGTAGTGAAGCTTGAAAAAAAATAGGTCCCATGGTAAAAAAAACAAGCATCACTATGACATGCTACAATGTACTAATAAAATTGGCACCGAAGCTAGCTACAAATGTGGGTCCCTATATAAGGTAAACTTGTGCTACATTTGTTCTTTATGTGCTGCAACCAGATACTTTTAAACAATCAAGGACTacacaaaatattttttattggcTGGCACCGATGCTTCAACTTGCATCGCTCCCAAATTTGCAAGCTCTGACATCACTTTAGCATGTTACctgtgtaaggaacatggcaccatttatgccattttcaagtgattttggtgatcgaatgacaacacaacacttggactaatatgattgttaagatgatcattctcaggcttttaggttcaagtgatgataaagagaaagagaagataggcgtagcaagggccGAAGGGTCGCCCCTacggggttccgctacccggttagcggacgggggtcgagggggagccgcccctctcGGGTCTCAGGGctgcgccctgaaagctcttcggatcaggagcaccagaagaaccgatgcctaagcatcggtgcatccgacgcttgtcggatgaaccgacgccttgatgtttggtgcaggaggaaatcgaagccaagtcagcctataggcaccggttgaaccgacgatccaagaaagggcatcggtgcattgacgtcctatgttccagagacgatgtcaagtgcccaggagaagtttcttcagcaccggtttagccgacggtgcatcggagtatggcatcggtgcaatgacgtcagcgcccaggagaagattcttaagcaccggatgaaccggtgatgtaTCGGTACAAagtatcggttcaaccggtgatcactgcgtcagctgtcagaagctcaacggctactttgggttgtgagtgaccggatgaaccgacgctatccctaccagaggcatcggttcaaccggtgatacgcagaattctgctgaccgttggagcaacggctacaagacttggtggcctatatatacgcctcaccccggccatttgaagattgctggagtcccaagacacctcatacacatccaagaacatctccaagccatacaagagctcatagatcatatccttagcttatagcactagctttgtaaagtgtgagtgctagattagctcttagtgagtgtgattgcaaggccttgagcctttgtgctgtggttctctagtgaaccaaaacaagagcttggtgcgccggcaccttggagcgtgaagctcgccggcaacatcatcgaccctccgacttggtgtggagcggcgacgacactttgtgcgggggacgtggagacccccatactttgtggagaagctccttagtggaacccggggccaaggcgaccgtgattgtgttcacggaagagacttggtggccgagtagcaatactcttagtgagtgctacaacaacgtggatgtaggtgtgcctttgtggcttaccgaaccacgggataaacacccgcgtcaagagtttgctatctcatatccctctctttaagcttccgcatttcatactagcaatttgtgtgcctttactttcatagaatagtttcttgataggaaaggctataggttgctaaactcttttgggataggggtttcacactagaacaacctagttgcacatttagatagcatgttttagtttaagttttgtgcaaactagttggagccataggtctaagtttttattagtgcctaattcacccccttcccctcttaggctagagcacccgataaCTTTCAACCTGCTGTGTGGGGAGTGATGACTAAAATGGAGAGAGTATTTAGGCATCACTCTCTACACACATTGTGGAGGGTCTAAGGCCGCAGCATTTGGAGACCCGACGGCACTCCTTGGTGAATGGGATGTGGGACCATTTGGCAGCATCTCCAACAACAATTCTATGATGTGATGTGTCACTCACGCATGCAATTCCAAATATTCCCGCAATCCTCTGTTTTCATGTGAATGCCCCATCTGCTACGTCCGATAGATCCCGGCTACAAGTTCCGCAGCGGCAGGGGCGGATATGGGGCCTAGAGCAACTAGGGCCGTGGCCCTAGGCCTGACCTAACATCCCTTTATATCTCCTATAGTTTCCATGATCCAACGAAAGGTTTGCGTCGAGTAGGCTAGTGTCTCAGCTGGCCCAAATTCTTTCGCCCAGCAACTCATCCCGGAGATGGAGGTCAGCTTGTCTCCGCATCGCACCGTTCACCCCTAGCGCTCCAGGCCCGCAGCCTGCAAGCCCGAGTGCGGCCTGCCGGTTTGCTCAACTTGCGCGACTCCTCCCAAACCTAAGGAAGCTagagaaattttagaatttGACACTCATATGCCTCACTGAATTTGACACCTAATTCGTATGCCTTTCAAAATTTGACACTGGGACTGCGAATTCTTTCAGTTTAGGTGTTTCTCATCTATTttctccattttctctcttttacATTTCCTTTTTAGTCTCCAAACCAGGTGAAAAGACCAAAATGCCCTTAGCCTATCCCTTTAGCTCACGACTGCTCCCATGCGATCTCCCAGTCCTGTATCGCTGCTTCCCAGGCTTGTCTCGCCCCTGTTTTGAACTCCCAGGCTATTGGGTATTATTTTTTGGAAAATTCGGCAGCATGCACCCACAATTTAAGTTTACAGAAATCACAATATAATCATCTGAAATTGACATAACATTCTGAAATTTCAGTTTCCAGCCAACATTCATGGTTCCATAACAAAACACATAAGTTCTAAAAGAGAACACATAAGTTCTTAATGCCAAAATAAAGCACATAGTGCTGAATGCCATAGTGCTGAATGCCAACATAAAGCACACCACGTAGGTGCTCAATGCCAAAATAAGGTCATGCCTACATGCAAACCAACAAAAATCATCAGGCCATGCCACATATCACTTtgtcggcctccttggagtGAGCTTCTTCTTGACAGCTgccttctttcttttgactaGGAGTTTTGTTGGCCTTGTAGGGGTAGTAGGGAAGGTCGATGCTCCTTCCAAtgctccacctccaccttcCATGCTTAATGCTAATTGACTGAAAAAGAGAGCAgatatttaaattcaaatctagTAATggttacaaaaaaaattatgaaatttgtctTTACCTTCTTGTGACAAGACCAGGACTACAAGATGTTCCACTACCTCCACCTTCCATGCTCAATGCTAATTGACTGAAAAAGAGAGCAGATATTTAAATTCAGATCTAGTAATGGTTACAAAAAAATATGATTTGTCTTTACCTTCATGTGACTGGACCAGGACTACCAGATGTTGCACTAGTGCCACCTTCCATGCTCAATGCTAATTGACTGAAAAAAAGAGAGCAGATATTTAAATTCAGATGTAGTAATGGttacaaaaaattatgaaatttgtctTTACCTTCTTGTGACAGGCCCAGGACTACCAGATGTTGCACTAGGGATAGGACTTCCTGATGTTCCAACCTTCTGCCTCTTATGAGTACTAGTACCtacttcattttttttgaaccTAATGGCCTTCCTACATTGGCACGACTCTTCCTGCAATTGGAATTACAACAAGTTGAGCTGACATGGAAAAGAGTCAACAAACAAACAGAAAATGTCACCAGTTTTACCTCTTTTTTTGTACCATTGAGAGAGCATTTGGGGGACGTCATTCTATGCCCACGACCAAGGCATCTCTGGCACTGCACCAGCCACATGCCTTTTGTCCAAGGCTTGCTGCCCTTGCTCTCCAAGCAGCTAGGTATTCTATTCTTTCTTTGTCTCCCAACAGGCCTTTTTGCTAGAGGTGGCCGCAACTTGAACCCAATATCCACTTTGGCCCACTGAGATTTGTCAGTTAGTGGCCTAATGACACCACTGTATGCTAGCCTAAAATGGTAGACTGAATAGTAAGAATCAAGGTAATCTTCCATCTTAGGATTTCTGTATGTTATTATCAATGCTAGAGCATGTTGACATGGTTTCCCTGAGACTTGCCACTCTCTGCATGTGCAAGTGTGATTCTTAAGATTGACAACATGTCTAATTATCTTTTGTGATTGAGTGATCTCTGTCACCTCTGCTTCTTCCCTGCCACCTTCTTTGACCTTCAAGTGACCCAGCTGTCTACTGAGTACATGAAGTTGTATCACTACAATAGGAAGCATTATGTGGCCATCTAATTTTTCACCAATCCAACTTCTTTTTGCGTAAAGTTCCATGAACTTTGATCAAAGTGTGTCAGCAAGCTCAGCTATTGGAAGGTCCTTAATCTCCTTCACCCATTGGTTCCAAACCTCTGCAACATTACTAGTAATATGGTCACACTTGATCTGTGTACTAAACTTGCTCCTCATCCAAAGCAAACTATGGTGCTGGTCCAAATATGGATTCACTTTAACACTTGCTTCATAAATTTTGTTCATTAAGTACTCATGATACTCTGGTTGAAAAGTCCTAGCTGCAGGATACATGCAGCCATAAGCTGGCCCTTGGAACTGCTTCACAAAGTTCCTCATCAAGTGCAGAAAACATTCTCTATGCTCTGCCCAAGGATACACTGTCTTTATTGCATTCTTCAAGCCCTTGCAAGCATCTGAACTCAATGCCAGGGCTGGTGGATTGCCAATTGCCTTCTGCAACTGCTGCATAAACCATGTCCAATTCTCAGTTGTCTCACTATCAAAAAATCCAAATGTAACTGGAAACATCCAATTGTGGCCATCTAGTCCAGTAGCTGAAGGCATATGACCATTTCATCTAAGGTTTTAAAAAATGCTAGACGCTAGGTGAACGCtagcctatggtttagagttttttgtgattaaacgtagattaaacgtcttttgtgattaaacgacattgtgattaaacgcaacgctaggccaaagtttagagtttaatcaagattaaacgtagTTTTAAAATGTTTTTTAAAACAGGGATTTTCATCTTCCATTCAAGACTGTGGAGTCTATACTTAGGAATGGTCTGCACCCATTTAGAAAACCATCAATGCTTGCTTTAAAACAGCAAAAGAATCTGTGAAAGTATACTCCATCATCTTTCTGAATTATATCTATCTCTACAACACTTCCAGGCATCTTAAGCTCTACCTCTGCCTTGAAGTTGAAACAAATAACCAAAAACTTTCTTCCCATGTACCAAAAATTTGTTCTGCTGCCTTTTGCCTACCAGCCCACACTGTTTTGAATATCCTATTGTGACCTGGTACTTGTCTTCCAACACTTTTTGCAATTTTTTGGCACCCATATTTGGATCCTTCTTTAGGTAAGGGATTGCCTTCTCTGCTACCCAATGATATGATGCCATCTTTGTCCTAACTCTTTCCAGTGGAAGGACAAAAATGCTCTTCTTTATTGAATTGAATTAAAGGCAATGGGTAAGGGGTGGTTAGCAAAATTACCCTAACATGCTTCCCACCATGCCCATCATGCAACAACCTTTCTGCTATTGCCCATGGACAACCATTAGCTTTGCAGTAGCCCCTGAATCTTTCAGTGCATGACTTTTCTGTTCCAAGCTCAAACTGCTCCTTTATAGCATGTTGTCCCACGGCTCCTCTGAATTCACTCATGCTAGCATATGTGTTTCCAACTTTTATTGGAGGGTTCTCCCTATCATAATCCACAGCATCCTCACCAAATCAAACCCATCGAAATTAACAGTAAGCACAAAGACGAGAGGAATGAGGGAAGGCTTTCTTACCCAGGAGGGACCTCCACAGGATCCATCCCTTCAGAATCGGCGGTTCAGACCACCGGCAGGGAAGATGGGCGGCAGCGCAGGGACCTGCGGTAGCGCAGGGACCCGAGCCGgtggctggggcggcggcgcagagaagAAGAGCCCTGCCGGTGGCGCAGAGACGGGGACCGGCGATTGGGGCGAGAGACGGAGCTAGGGCGGCGCAGCAGATGAACAGGAGCCACCGGCGGCATCCGCCTGGACCACCAAACCCTAGCTAGGCCGGCGCATGGAGCCTGAACGGCACGAAGGAGGCAAACAGAGTCCGTGCGCCAAGCCTGGGAGCAGTCGTGAGTTAAAGGGATAGGCCAGGGGCATTTAGGTCTTTTCACATAGTCGATCTGGAGACTAAAAAGAAAATGTAAAAGTGAGAAAATAGAGAAAATAGACGAGAAACACCTATATTAAAAGAATTCGCAGTCCTGGTGTCAAATACTGAAAGGCATGCGAATTGAGTGTCAAATTCAGTGAGGCGCACGAATTGAGTatcaaattctgaaatttctgggGAAGCTACGGTGGCGGTAGGCGGCCGATAAGAGAGGTCACGATGGGGCGAGGCTGCCGAACGCTCGGAGGCGCATGAGAGCGGGCGCGCGCCGCAGCGTTTCTGGCTGCTCGGCATCCAGTTGGCCCGCAGCCAGCGGCTAGCGCCAGCAGCTCAGGCGCCCAGGGGCCAAGGCCACCAGCACGGCAGCTGATGGCCGGACGGTTGGGCGCAAAAGCAGCAGACCAGCATCAGCAAGCAGTAAATGTCAATTATTCAATTTGATTCTGGCTTTCCCAATAGGCCAATCTTCAATACACATCCAATTTTTCTACTAAAATCGAACACATTGACTTAAGAGATTATTTATGCCCCATTATATAGACTAAATTACTAAATGAAGAGGAACAGGACAAGAAGATCCTTCTTTTTGTCATGCTCCTATGCCTATAACTGCACCCAACCTTCTGCCAACCTCTTGATGAAGTTGAGCAACAAGTAGAGCCAGAGAGTGTAGTAGAGTCTGAAATAATAGCATCAAGAGCTAGCAATGTTGATGCCGGTAATTTAGAAACAGAAGGTTCAAGATTTTATTGAGTTTTTCGTACAATTAGACTTAATGGTGGAGATATAATCCGAATCATGCAATTTAAGAACTTTTAGCTATTGATATTGTAACTATTAGTATATGGATTAGGTTGAGTGCTTCAAACACTTAGATAAGTGGTCCTAGATGTGAAAAACTGCGAGCTCCGCCACGGCGCAGCGGTTTTGTGTTTGCATCTAACTTTTCATATGTTGGTGTTTGCAGGCCCAGGTATACTTGCGGTTGACATCTCTAAATTCCTTAGATTAGCCATATGTGATTGCATTAAATAGGAATGGCTATCGATCATTAATTATATCTGTTGTTGTTCTTTTCGCTAGGGTTCTTGATGGTATTAAAATTACCCTGTAGTACCGGCCAGTGtcttggtccggtactaaatggtcctccaagggttacttcaaaagaaatGCATCTTCCACCcaatcatatgtgatgcataggTGGGATGGTAATGAAGCTACAAGCGAGGATGCCGGAGGTCGTGGGTACGATTCGAATATTCGCGACCGCGCACGCGCATTTACGCGTGAAAAATTTGCGTGACTTGTGAAAAATCCTCGCAA containing:
- the LOC120666162 gene encoding uncharacterized protein LOC120666162 isoform X2, translating into MEDYLDSYYSVYHFRLAYSGVIRPLTDKSQWAKVDIGFKLRPPLAKRPVGRQRKNRIPSCLESKGSKPWTKGMWLVQCQRCLGRGHRMTSPKCSLNGTKKEEESCQCRKAIRFKKNEVGTSTHKRQKVGTSGSPIPSATSGSPGPVTRSQLALSMEGGGSGTSCSPGLVTRSQLALSMEGGGGALEGASTFPTTPTRPTKLLVKRKKAAVKKKLTPRRPTK
- the LOC120666162 gene encoding uncharacterized protein LOC120666162 isoform X1; this translates as MELYAKRSWIGEKLDGHIMLPIVVIQLHVLSRQLGHLKVKEGGREEAEVTEITQSQKIIRHVVNLKNHTCTCREWQVSGKPCQHALALIITYRNPKMEDYLDSYYSVYHFRLAYSGVIRPLTDKSQWAKVDIGFKLRPPLAKRPVGRQRKNRIPSCLESKGSKPWTKGMWLVQCQRCLGRGHRMTSPKCSLNGTKKEEESCQCRKAIRFKKNEVGTSTHKRQKVGTSGSPIPSATSGSPGPVTRSQLALSMEGGGSGTSCSPGLVTRSQLALSMEGGGGALEGASTFPTTPTRPTKLLVKRKKAAVKKKLTPRRPTK